A portion of the Lolium rigidum isolate FL_2022 chromosome 1, APGP_CSIRO_Lrig_0.1, whole genome shotgun sequence genome contains these proteins:
- the LOC124678470 gene encoding LOW QUALITY PROTEIN: pentatricopeptide repeat-containing protein At3g42630-like (The sequence of the model RefSeq protein was modified relative to this genomic sequence to represent the inferred CDS: deleted 1 base in 1 codon), with protein sequence MGTLLPPRPTPSTVRPPLPATRLLLLPEHHRAQVAAPSFSSHQVRLSPPYSSCSQLPLFLEAHLDSLPPARPQTPAQLHAVPRPRTASPDADDAAALMVARAEAGDFARAQSIWAQLLLSSAAPCLAAAAPRLLPAYARLGRYDEVLLAVRELSARDPAQAQSLYPLAVSCLGAAGELALMEAALKEMSRAGLRVDSATGNAFVRHYAASGTVWETEAAVGRLRKTGLLISADAIRAVASAYLARREHYRLGEFVRGLGLGRRNAGNLLWNLYLLSFAANFKMKSLQRAFLEMADAGFRPDVTTFNIRAAAFSKMCMFWDLHLTADHMRRDGVVPDLVTHGCFVDAYMERRLARNLSFAFRRLDGAGEPVVATDGIVFEAFGKGGFHATSEAVLEAAGGKRRWTYYSLLGIYLKKQHRRNQIFWNY encoded by the exons ATGGGTACCCTCCTCCCTCCACGGCCGACGCCTTCCACCGTCCGTCCGCCTCTCCCCGCCACTCGTCTTCTCCTTCTCCCGGAGCACCACCGTGCGCAGGTCGCCGCCCCGTCCTTCTCGTCTCACCAGGTCCGTCTC TCCCCTCCATATTCCTCCTGCAGCCAACTCCCTCTCTTTCTTGAAGCTCACCTCGACTCTCTTCCCCCGGCACGCCCGCAGACGCCGGCGCAGCTGCACGCCGTGCCCCGTCCGAGAACCGCCTCGCCTGATGCCGACGACGCCGCGGCCCTCATGGTCGCGCGCGCGGAGGCGGGAGACTTCGCGCGCGCGCAGTCCATCTGGGCGCAGCTCCTGCTCAGCTCGGCCGCGCCGTGCCTCGCCGCCGCGGCGCCCCGCCTCCTCCCGGCGTACGCGCGCCTGGGCCGCTACGACGAGGTCCTCCTCGCCGTGCGGGAGCTCTCGGCGCGGGACCCCGCGCAGGCGCAGTCCCTCTACCCGCTCGCCGTCTCCTGCCtcggcgccgccggcgagctggCGCTCATGGAGGCCGCGCTCAAGGAGATGTCCCGCGCGGGGCTCCGCGTCGACTCCGCCACGGGCAACGCCTTCGTGCGCCACTACGCGGCCTCCGGCACCGTCTGGGAGACGGAGGCGGCGGTCGGCCGGCTCAGGAAGACCGGCCTGCtcatctccgccgacgccatccgcGCCGTCGCGTCCGCGTACCTCGCGCGGCGCGAGCACTACAGGCTCGGCGAGTTCGTGCGCGGCCTCGGCCTCGGCCGCCGCAACGCCGGCAACCTGCTCTGGAACCTctacctcctctccttcgcggccAACTTCAAGATGAAGTCCCTGCAGCGCGCCTTCCTGGAGATGGCCGACGCCGGGTTCCGGCCGGACGTCACCACCTTCAACATCCGCGCCGCCGCATTCTCCAAGATGTGCATGTTCTGGGACCTCCACCTCACCGCCGACCACATGCGCCGCGACGGCGTCGTGCCGGACCTCGTCACGCACGGCTGCTTCGTGGATGCGTACATGGAGCGCCGGCTCGCGCGCAACCTCTCCTTCGCGTTCCGCCGGCTCGACGGCGCCGGCGAGCCCGTCGTGGCCACGGACGGTATCGTGTTCGAGGCGTTCGGCAAAGGGGGTTTCCACGCCACCTCAGAGGCCGTGCTGGAGGCCGCCGGCGGGAAACGCCGGTGGACGTACTATAGCCTGCTCGGCATCTACCTGAAGAAACAGCACAGGAGAAACCAAATCTTCTGGAACTACTGA
- the LOC124649510 gene encoding RNA pseudouridine synthase 3, mitochondrial-like, giving the protein MLRRRLGPCPWPALSRRLSRLAPPAPAAVVRVDSNNVARLGAPKPGPKPRQLLSLPPFPAGADPLAGRKVAPRRVTAVSWVKHCFDDVPQEVVQAHFNKRQVFAECSEQEVSGECIRSQKHLLKKIKHHEVMEPGMRIHLPVSVAEAEIKKRYETIPSASLHPNRDEIEYLKRLVIYKDSAILVLNKPPKVPMKGHLPVHNSMDVLAAAALKYGNEEGPKLVHRLDRDTSGLMLMGRTRESYTRLHWLFTSIKLAKTASQTWNTACESYLQRYWALVIGAPKESEGVIYAPLTKVLLDDGKAERVILAHPSGIDGAQEAVTQYRVMGPTINGCSWIELRPLTGRKHQLRVHCAEALGTPIVGDYKYGWFVHQRWKQNPQPDFEPFTGEPYKLRRPEGLEVQKGSVLSKVPLLHLHCREMVVPNIAKFLSNTGEWHANGTPWSKEKPNLLRFIAPMPAHMKISWNVMSSYLV; this is encoded by the exons TGGTGCGCGTGGACAGCAACAACGTGGCCCGCCTCGGCGCGCCCAAGCCCGGGCCGAAGCCGCGGCAGCTGCTCTCCCTGCCGCCGTTCCCCGCCGGGGCCGACCCGCTCGCCGGGAGGAAGGTGGCGCCGCGGCGCGTGACGGCGGTGAGCTGGGTGAAGCACTGCTTCGACGACGTGCCGCAGGAGGTCGTGCAGGCGCACTTCAACAAGAGGCAG GTTTTCGCTGAGTGCTCAGAGCAGGAGGTTTCAGGGGAGTGCATTCGGAGCCAGAAGCATCTTCTAAAAAAG ATCAAGCATCATGAAGTGATGGAGCCTGGCATGAGAATTCATCTTCCTGTGTCTGTGGCTGAGGCCGAGATAAAGAAGCGGTATGAGACCATTCCCTCTGCGTCATTGCATCCCAATAGAGATGAGATTGAGTACTTGAAAAGGCTTGTCATCTACAAG GACTCAGCCATACTTGTGCTTAACAAGCCCCCAAAAGTGCCCATGAAGGGGCATTTGCCTGTACATAATAGTATGGACGTGCTTGCAGCAGCAGCACTTAAATATGGAAATGAAGAGGGTCCAAAATTG GTCCATCGACTGGACAGAGATACTAGTGGGTTGATGTTGAtggggagaacaagagaaagctaTACCCGATTGCACTGGCTCTTCACTAGCATCAAATTAGCAAAAACAGCTTCGCAG ACATGGAATACTGCCTGTGAATCATACTTGCAGAGATACTGGGCATTGGTCATCGGGGCGCCTAAAGAGAGCGAAGGAGTTATATATGCTCCTCTAACAAAG GTACTTCTTGATGATGGCAAAGCTGAGAGGGTCATTCTAGCACATCCCTCTGGCATAGATGGTGCACAAGAAGCTGTAACCCAGTATCGGGTGATGGGACCCACCATCAATGGCTGCTCCTGGATTGAGTTACGCCCATTAACAGGGCGGAAGCATCAG CTCCGAGTCCACTGTGCAGAAGCCTTAGGCACTCCCATCGTTGGAGATTACAAATATGGGTGGTTTGTGCACCAAAGGTGGAAGCAGAATCCCCAGCCGGACTTTGAGCCCTTCACCGGGGAACCATACAAGCTGAGGCGTCCTGAAGGCTTGGAGGTTCAGAAGGGCAGTGTTCTCTCTAAAGTCCCGTTGCTGCACCTGCATTGCCGGGAGATGGTGGTCCCTAACATCGCGAAGTTCCTGAGTAACACGGGAGAGTGGCACGCTAATGGTACTCCATGGTCCAAGGAGAAGCCCAACCTCCTAAGGTTCATCGCGCCAATGCCCGCTCACATGAAAATTAGCTGGAATGTCATGTCTTCCTACCTAGTGTGA